From a region of the Vicia villosa cultivar HV-30 ecotype Madison, WI unplaced genomic scaffold, Vvil1.0 ctg.003310F_1_1, whole genome shotgun sequence genome:
- the LOC131640780 gene encoding small ribosomal subunit protein cS22-like produces the protein MSSLSLLSQPNFLSLSTQPPKSIHNTYANCNNLKSPPSSLTRRFRRYVTVSEQATAASPVVRKLYIGNIPRTLGNDELAQIVQEHGAVEKAEVMYDKYSKKSRRFAFVTMKTVEDANAAVEKLNGTEIGGREIKVNITERPLTTGSLPLQAEEKETQFVDSPYKVYVGNLAKNVTSDILKNFFSEKGKALSAKVSRVPGTSKSSGFGFVTFSSDEDVEAAISSFNDALLEGQKIRVNKA, from the exons AtgtcttctctttctctcctctcacAACCCAATTTCCTTTCCCTCTCAACACAACCCCCAAAATCAATTCACAACACTTACGCAAACTGCAATAACTTGAAATCGCCACCTTCTTCTCTCACTCGCCGTTTTAGGAGATATGTAACGGTTTCCGAACAAGCAACGGCGGCGTCTCCGGTTGTTAGGAAGCTCTACATCGGTAACATTCCTAGGACTCTTGGGAATGATGAACTCGCTCAGATTGTTCAAGAACATGGCGCTGTTGAAAAAGCCGAG GTTATGTATGACAAATACTCTAAAAAGAGCCGTCGTTTTGCATTTGTAACAATGAAAACCGTTGAGGATGCAAACGCAGCAGTTGAGAAACTCAATGGCACT GAAATTGGAGGGCGGGAGATTAAAGTGAATATAACCGAAAGACCTTTAACAACCGGAAGTTTGCCACTTCAGGCTGAGGAAAAGGAAACACAATTTGTTGATAGTCCCTACAAGGTATATGTGGGAAATCTGGCTAAAAATGTAACATCTGATATCCTTAAAAATTTCTTCTCTGAAAAAGGAAAAGCTCTTAGTGCCAAGGTTTCACGGGTTCCCGGGACTTCAAAATCTAGCGGTTTTGGTTTTGTTACGTTTTCATCAGATGAGGATGTAGAAGCTGCTATCTCTTCTTTCAACGATGCT TTGTTAGAAGGCCAAAAGATCCGTGTGAATAAGGCGTAG